The following are encoded together in the Bactrocera neohumeralis isolate Rockhampton chromosome 6, APGP_CSIRO_Bneo_wtdbg2-racon-allhic-juicebox.fasta_v2, whole genome shotgun sequence genome:
- the LOC126762769 gene encoding fez family zinc finger protein erm isoform X4 has product MNFSPFGNTFPGTTTIPGLPQFTTTAAPQVSTVTSAAAVATVTSQGATQQEETASTSARYQTQQQQPQQQQQQSSANVSMTHFNQPALPIAAGTTVTAIHTKFRTSGDELQGDKYNGHLVTIETAGTSGAQQQPQYAAIAYPQNTITASSSTTAAAAGVSVTNATQQHQLHVQQQQVSGPQELTQDLCNAILQQQGVDTKLVLQNTSWQSLTPGTTVADYLSHLPANTLPLSLHHFLKYSAETIKKENQGVVLQVQTGAPIGINTIGGTTTITIPQQQTEAQIQQQQQHQGATTVHLQADPSTSDAAAMAPTSAISATNTSKKKKRKKRPKDRKPKLRPGEIRLTTALDGSPLYLCPECQVAYPEPDLLEIHLVGHNLERRYICDICQAALKRKDHLTRHKQSHNPERPYICTVCLKAFKRKEQLSLHFVIHSGEKRHLCHECGKGFYRKDHLRKHTRSHIARRVKAELSMQNESEHGTSMLQPITVATITEVQPQSSSSAQQQHSSNQQQQQQQQQQQQLQQQMHTQQMQHVVVTQQQQQQMLN; this is encoded by the exons ATGAACTTTTCACCATTTGGTAATACTTTCCCCGGTACAACCACTATTCCTGGGTTGCCGCAGTTCACGACAACTGCAGCACCACAAGTTTCGACTGTAACCTCAGCGGCAGCGGTCGCCACTGTAACGTCGCAAGGAGCAACCCAGCAGGAGGAAACTGCCTCCACCAGCGCCCGCTACCaaacacagcagcagcagccacaacagcaacagcaacaatcgtCTGCCAACGTAAGTATGACACACTTTAACCAACCAGCACTACCGATCGCTGCTGGAACAACCGTCACCGCCATACATACAAAGTTCCGCACATCGGGCGATGAGCTGCAAGGGGATAAATACAACGGACATTTGGTGACTATAGAAACAGCAGGCACCAGCGGCGCACAGCAACAGCCACAATATG CAGCTATTGCGTATCCACAAAATACGATTACCGCTTCGTCGTCAACGACAGCGGCAGCGGCAGGTGTATCAGTCACAAATGCTACGCAGCAACATCAGCTGCAtgttcaacaacaacaagtgtctGGACCACAAGAGTTAACACAGGACTTGTGCAACGccattttacaacaacaaggtGTGGATACAAAGCTTG TTCTACAAAATACCTCATGGCAATCGCTAACACCAGGTACCACAGTAGCTGATTACCTCTCCCATCTTCCAGCAAACACACTACCATTGTCGCTACATCATTTCCTCAAGTATTCAGCCGAAACGATAAAGAAAGAAAATCAGGGTGTAGT TTTACAGGTACAAACGGGAGCACCTATTGGCATCAATACCATTGGCGGTACAACAACCATTACAATACCTCAACAACAAACGGAGGCgcaaatacagcaacaacaacagcaccaagGAGCAACAACAGTACACCTACAAGCAGATCCGTCGACTAGCGACGCTGCTGCAATGGCCCCAACCTCAGCTATTAGTGCAACTAATACatcgaaaaagaagaaacgaaaaaaacgtCCTAAGGATCGGAAGCCAAAATTGAGACCTGGCGAAATTCGGCTTACAACAGCTCTGGATGGAAGCCCTTTATATTTGTGCCCCGAATGCCAGGTTGCATATCCCGAGCCGGACTTGCTCGAAATACATTTGGTAGGACACAATCTTGAGAGACGCTATATCTGCGATATTTGTCAGGCGGCCTTGAAGCGCAAAGATCATCTGACGCGTCATAAACAGTCTCATAATCCAGAAAGACCTTATATATGCACAGTCTGTTTAAAGGCATTTAAACGGAAAGAACAATTGAGTTTGCACTTTGTGATACATTCGGGAGAAAAACGTCACTTATGTCACGAATGTGGTAAAGGTTTCTACCGCAAAGATCATCTGAGAAAACACACACGTTCGCATATTGCACGCCGTGTAAAAGCTGAGCTTAGCATGCAGAATGAAAGCGAACATGGAACGAGTATGCTACAACCAATCACTGTGGCAACAATTACTGAGGTACAACCCCAGTCCTCAAGTTcagcacaacaacagcattcaagtaatcagcaacaacaacaacaacaacagcagcaacaacagctcCAGCAACAGATGCATacacaacaaatgcaacatGTTGTggtaacacaacaacaacagcaacaaatgctTAATTAG
- the LOC126762769 gene encoding zinc finger protein 184 isoform X7, with product MNFSPFGNTFPGTTTIPGLPQFTTTAAPQVSTVTSAAAVATVTSQGATQQEETASTSARYQTQQQQPQQQQQQSSANVSMTHFNQPALPIAAGTTVTAIHTKFRTSGDELQGDKYNGHLVTIETAGTSGAQQQPQYGNIRTYTTQQADDKHLITAAIAYPQNTITASSSTTAAAAGVSVTNATQQHQLHVQQQQVSGPQELTQDLCNAILQQQGVDTKLANTLPLSLHHFLKYSAETIKKENQGVVLQVQTGAPIGINTIGGTTTITIPQQQTEAQIQQQQQHQGATTVHLQADPSTSDAAAMAPTSAISATNTSKKKKRKKRPKDRKPKLRPGEIRLTTALDGSPLYLCPECQVAYPEPDLLEIHLVGHNLERRYICDICQAALKRKDHLTRHKQSHNPERPYICTVCLKAFKRKEQLSLHFVIHSGEKRHLCHECGKGFYRKDHLRKHTRSHIARRVKAELSMQNESEHGTSMLQPITVATITEVQPQSSSSAQQQHSSNQQQQQQQQQQQQLQQQMHTQQMQHVVVTQQQQQQMLN from the exons ATGAACTTTTCACCATTTGGTAATACTTTCCCCGGTACAACCACTATTCCTGGGTTGCCGCAGTTCACGACAACTGCAGCACCACAAGTTTCGACTGTAACCTCAGCGGCAGCGGTCGCCACTGTAACGTCGCAAGGAGCAACCCAGCAGGAGGAAACTGCCTCCACCAGCGCCCGCTACCaaacacagcagcagcagccacaacagcaacagcaacaatcgtCTGCCAACGTAAGTATGACACACTTTAACCAACCAGCACTACCGATCGCTGCTGGAACAACCGTCACCGCCATACATACAAAGTTCCGCACATCGGGCGATGAGCTGCAAGGGGATAAATACAACGGACATTTGGTGACTATAGAAACAGCAGGCACCAGCGGCGCACAGCAACAGCCACAATATGGTAACATACGAACGTACACTACCCAACAGGCGGATGATAAACATTTGATTACAGCAGCTATTGCGTATCCACAAAATACGATTACCGCTTCGTCGTCAACGACAGCGGCAGCGGCAGGTGTATCAGTCACAAATGCTACGCAGCAACATCAGCTGCAtgttcaacaacaacaagtgtctGGACCACAAGAGTTAACACAGGACTTGTGCAACGccattttacaacaacaaggtGTGGATACAAAGCTTG CAAACACACTACCATTGTCGCTACATCATTTCCTCAAGTATTCAGCCGAAACGATAAAGAAAGAAAATCAGGGTGTAGT TTTACAGGTACAAACGGGAGCACCTATTGGCATCAATACCATTGGCGGTACAACAACCATTACAATACCTCAACAACAAACGGAGGCgcaaatacagcaacaacaacagcaccaagGAGCAACAACAGTACACCTACAAGCAGATCCGTCGACTAGCGACGCTGCTGCAATGGCCCCAACCTCAGCTATTAGTGCAACTAATACatcgaaaaagaagaaacgaaaaaaacgtCCTAAGGATCGGAAGCCAAAATTGAGACCTGGCGAAATTCGGCTTACAACAGCTCTGGATGGAAGCCCTTTATATTTGTGCCCCGAATGCCAGGTTGCATATCCCGAGCCGGACTTGCTCGAAATACATTTGGTAGGACACAATCTTGAGAGACGCTATATCTGCGATATTTGTCAGGCGGCCTTGAAGCGCAAAGATCATCTGACGCGTCATAAACAGTCTCATAATCCAGAAAGACCTTATATATGCACAGTCTGTTTAAAGGCATTTAAACGGAAAGAACAATTGAGTTTGCACTTTGTGATACATTCGGGAGAAAAACGTCACTTATGTCACGAATGTGGTAAAGGTTTCTACCGCAAAGATCATCTGAGAAAACACACACGTTCGCATATTGCACGCCGTGTAAAAGCTGAGCTTAGCATGCAGAATGAAAGCGAACATGGAACGAGTATGCTACAACCAATCACTGTGGCAACAATTACTGAGGTACAACCCCAGTCCTCAAGTTcagcacaacaacagcattcaagtaatcagcaacaacaacaacaacaacagcagcaacaacagctcCAGCAACAGATGCATacacaacaaatgcaacatGTTGTggtaacacaacaacaacagcaacaaatgctTAATTAG
- the LOC126762769 gene encoding fez family zinc finger protein erm isoform X6, whose amino-acid sequence MNFSPFGNTFPGTTTIPGLPQFTTTAAPQVSTVTSAAAVATVTSQGATQQEETASTSARYQTQQQQPQQQQQQSSANVSMTHFNQPALPIAAGTTVTAIHTKFRTSGDELQGDKYNGHLVTIETAGTSGAQQQPQYAAIAYPQNTITASSSTTAAAAGVSVTNATQQHQLHVQQQQVSGPQELTQDLCNAILQQQVLQNTSWQSLTPGTTVADYLSHLPANTLPLSLHHFLKYSAETIKKENQGVVLQVQTGAPIGINTIGGTTTITIPQQQTEAQIQQQQQHQGATTVHLQADPSTSDAAAMAPTSAISATNTSKKKKRKKRPKDRKPKLRPGEIRLTTALDGSPLYLCPECQVAYPEPDLLEIHLVGHNLERRYICDICQAALKRKDHLTRHKQSHNPERPYICTVCLKAFKRKEQLSLHFVIHSGEKRHLCHECGKGFYRKDHLRKHTRSHIARRVKAELSMQNESEHGTSMLQPITVATITEVQPQSSSSAQQQHSSNQQQQQQQQQQQQLQQQMHTQQMQHVVVTQQQQQQMLN is encoded by the exons ATGAACTTTTCACCATTTGGTAATACTTTCCCCGGTACAACCACTATTCCTGGGTTGCCGCAGTTCACGACAACTGCAGCACCACAAGTTTCGACTGTAACCTCAGCGGCAGCGGTCGCCACTGTAACGTCGCAAGGAGCAACCCAGCAGGAGGAAACTGCCTCCACCAGCGCCCGCTACCaaacacagcagcagcagccacaacagcaacagcaacaatcgtCTGCCAACGTAAGTATGACACACTTTAACCAACCAGCACTACCGATCGCTGCTGGAACAACCGTCACCGCCATACATACAAAGTTCCGCACATCGGGCGATGAGCTGCAAGGGGATAAATACAACGGACATTTGGTGACTATAGAAACAGCAGGCACCAGCGGCGCACAGCAACAGCCACAATATG CAGCTATTGCGTATCCACAAAATACGATTACCGCTTCGTCGTCAACGACAGCGGCAGCGGCAGGTGTATCAGTCACAAATGCTACGCAGCAACATCAGCTGCAtgttcaacaacaacaagtgtctGGACCACAAGAGTTAACACAGGACTTGTGCAACGccattttacaacaacaag TTCTACAAAATACCTCATGGCAATCGCTAACACCAGGTACCACAGTAGCTGATTACCTCTCCCATCTTCCAGCAAACACACTACCATTGTCGCTACATCATTTCCTCAAGTATTCAGCCGAAACGATAAAGAAAGAAAATCAGGGTGTAGT TTTACAGGTACAAACGGGAGCACCTATTGGCATCAATACCATTGGCGGTACAACAACCATTACAATACCTCAACAACAAACGGAGGCgcaaatacagcaacaacaacagcaccaagGAGCAACAACAGTACACCTACAAGCAGATCCGTCGACTAGCGACGCTGCTGCAATGGCCCCAACCTCAGCTATTAGTGCAACTAATACatcgaaaaagaagaaacgaaaaaaacgtCCTAAGGATCGGAAGCCAAAATTGAGACCTGGCGAAATTCGGCTTACAACAGCTCTGGATGGAAGCCCTTTATATTTGTGCCCCGAATGCCAGGTTGCATATCCCGAGCCGGACTTGCTCGAAATACATTTGGTAGGACACAATCTTGAGAGACGCTATATCTGCGATATTTGTCAGGCGGCCTTGAAGCGCAAAGATCATCTGACGCGTCATAAACAGTCTCATAATCCAGAAAGACCTTATATATGCACAGTCTGTTTAAAGGCATTTAAACGGAAAGAACAATTGAGTTTGCACTTTGTGATACATTCGGGAGAAAAACGTCACTTATGTCACGAATGTGGTAAAGGTTTCTACCGCAAAGATCATCTGAGAAAACACACACGTTCGCATATTGCACGCCGTGTAAAAGCTGAGCTTAGCATGCAGAATGAAAGCGAACATGGAACGAGTATGCTACAACCAATCACTGTGGCAACAATTACTGAGGTACAACCCCAGTCCTCAAGTTcagcacaacaacagcattcaagtaatcagcaacaacaacaacaacaacagcagcaacaacagctcCAGCAACAGATGCATacacaacaaatgcaacatGTTGTggtaacacaacaacaacagcaacaaatgctTAATTAG
- the LOC126762769 gene encoding zinc finger and BTB domain-containing protein 49 isoform X1 — MNFSPFGNTFPGTTTIPGLPQFTTTAAPQVSTVTSAAAVATVTSQGATQQEETASTSARYQTQQQQPQQQQQQSSANVSMTHFNQPALPIAAGTTVTAIHTKFRTSGDELQGDKYNGHLVTIETAGTSGAQQQPQYGNIRTYTTQQADDKHLITAAIAYPQNTITASSSTTAAAAGVSVTNATQQHQLHVQQQQVSGPQELTQDLCNAILQQQGVDTKLVLQNTSWQSLTPGTTVADYLSHLPANTLPLSLHHFLKYSAETIKKENQGVVLQVQTGAPIGINTIGGTTTITIPQQQTEAQIQQQQQHQGATTVHLQADPSTSDAAAMAPTSAISATNTSKKKKRKKRPKDRKPKLRPGEIRLTTALDGSPLYLCPECQVAYPEPDLLEIHLVGHNLERRYICDICQAALKRKDHLTRHKQSHNPERPYICTVCLKAFKRKEQLSLHFVIHSGEKRHLCHECGKGFYRKDHLRKHTRSHIARRVKAELSMQNESEHGTSMLQPITVATITEVQPQSSSSAQQQHSSNQQQQQQQQQQQQLQQQMHTQQMQHVVVTQQQQQQMLN; from the exons ATGAACTTTTCACCATTTGGTAATACTTTCCCCGGTACAACCACTATTCCTGGGTTGCCGCAGTTCACGACAACTGCAGCACCACAAGTTTCGACTGTAACCTCAGCGGCAGCGGTCGCCACTGTAACGTCGCAAGGAGCAACCCAGCAGGAGGAAACTGCCTCCACCAGCGCCCGCTACCaaacacagcagcagcagccacaacagcaacagcaacaatcgtCTGCCAACGTAAGTATGACACACTTTAACCAACCAGCACTACCGATCGCTGCTGGAACAACCGTCACCGCCATACATACAAAGTTCCGCACATCGGGCGATGAGCTGCAAGGGGATAAATACAACGGACATTTGGTGACTATAGAAACAGCAGGCACCAGCGGCGCACAGCAACAGCCACAATATGGTAACATACGAACGTACACTACCCAACAGGCGGATGATAAACATTTGATTACAGCAGCTATTGCGTATCCACAAAATACGATTACCGCTTCGTCGTCAACGACAGCGGCAGCGGCAGGTGTATCAGTCACAAATGCTACGCAGCAACATCAGCTGCAtgttcaacaacaacaagtgtctGGACCACAAGAGTTAACACAGGACTTGTGCAACGccattttacaacaacaaggtGTGGATACAAAGCTTG TTCTACAAAATACCTCATGGCAATCGCTAACACCAGGTACCACAGTAGCTGATTACCTCTCCCATCTTCCAGCAAACACACTACCATTGTCGCTACATCATTTCCTCAAGTATTCAGCCGAAACGATAAAGAAAGAAAATCAGGGTGTAGT TTTACAGGTACAAACGGGAGCACCTATTGGCATCAATACCATTGGCGGTACAACAACCATTACAATACCTCAACAACAAACGGAGGCgcaaatacagcaacaacaacagcaccaagGAGCAACAACAGTACACCTACAAGCAGATCCGTCGACTAGCGACGCTGCTGCAATGGCCCCAACCTCAGCTATTAGTGCAACTAATACatcgaaaaagaagaaacgaaaaaaacgtCCTAAGGATCGGAAGCCAAAATTGAGACCTGGCGAAATTCGGCTTACAACAGCTCTGGATGGAAGCCCTTTATATTTGTGCCCCGAATGCCAGGTTGCATATCCCGAGCCGGACTTGCTCGAAATACATTTGGTAGGACACAATCTTGAGAGACGCTATATCTGCGATATTTGTCAGGCGGCCTTGAAGCGCAAAGATCATCTGACGCGTCATAAACAGTCTCATAATCCAGAAAGACCTTATATATGCACAGTCTGTTTAAAGGCATTTAAACGGAAAGAACAATTGAGTTTGCACTTTGTGATACATTCGGGAGAAAAACGTCACTTATGTCACGAATGTGGTAAAGGTTTCTACCGCAAAGATCATCTGAGAAAACACACACGTTCGCATATTGCACGCCGTGTAAAAGCTGAGCTTAGCATGCAGAATGAAAGCGAACATGGAACGAGTATGCTACAACCAATCACTGTGGCAACAATTACTGAGGTACAACCCCAGTCCTCAAGTTcagcacaacaacagcattcaagtaatcagcaacaacaacaacaacaacagcagcaacaacagctcCAGCAACAGATGCATacacaacaaatgcaacatGTTGTggtaacacaacaacaacagcaacaaatgctTAATTAG
- the LOC126762769 gene encoding fez family zinc finger protein erm isoform X3 encodes MNFSPFGNTFPGTTTIPGLPQFTTTAAPQVSTVTSAAAVATVTSQGATQQEETASTSARYQTQQQQPQQQQQQSSANVSMTHFNQPALPIAAGTTVTAIHTKFRTSGDELQGDKYNGHLVTIETAGTSGAQQQPQYGNIRTYTTQQADDKHLITAAIAYPQNTITASSSTTAAAAGVSVTNATQQHQLHVQQQQVSGPQELTQDLCNAILQQQVLQNTSWQSLTPGTTVADYLSHLPANTLPLSLHHFLKYSAETIKKENQGVVLQVQTGAPIGINTIGGTTTITIPQQQTEAQIQQQQQHQGATTVHLQADPSTSDAAAMAPTSAISATNTSKKKKRKKRPKDRKPKLRPGEIRLTTALDGSPLYLCPECQVAYPEPDLLEIHLVGHNLERRYICDICQAALKRKDHLTRHKQSHNPERPYICTVCLKAFKRKEQLSLHFVIHSGEKRHLCHECGKGFYRKDHLRKHTRSHIARRVKAELSMQNESEHGTSMLQPITVATITEVQPQSSSSAQQQHSSNQQQQQQQQQQQQLQQQMHTQQMQHVVVTQQQQQQMLN; translated from the exons ATGAACTTTTCACCATTTGGTAATACTTTCCCCGGTACAACCACTATTCCTGGGTTGCCGCAGTTCACGACAACTGCAGCACCACAAGTTTCGACTGTAACCTCAGCGGCAGCGGTCGCCACTGTAACGTCGCAAGGAGCAACCCAGCAGGAGGAAACTGCCTCCACCAGCGCCCGCTACCaaacacagcagcagcagccacaacagcaacagcaacaatcgtCTGCCAACGTAAGTATGACACACTTTAACCAACCAGCACTACCGATCGCTGCTGGAACAACCGTCACCGCCATACATACAAAGTTCCGCACATCGGGCGATGAGCTGCAAGGGGATAAATACAACGGACATTTGGTGACTATAGAAACAGCAGGCACCAGCGGCGCACAGCAACAGCCACAATATGGTAACATACGAACGTACACTACCCAACAGGCGGATGATAAACATTTGATTACAGCAGCTATTGCGTATCCACAAAATACGATTACCGCTTCGTCGTCAACGACAGCGGCAGCGGCAGGTGTATCAGTCACAAATGCTACGCAGCAACATCAGCTGCAtgttcaacaacaacaagtgtctGGACCACAAGAGTTAACACAGGACTTGTGCAACGccattttacaacaacaag TTCTACAAAATACCTCATGGCAATCGCTAACACCAGGTACCACAGTAGCTGATTACCTCTCCCATCTTCCAGCAAACACACTACCATTGTCGCTACATCATTTCCTCAAGTATTCAGCCGAAACGATAAAGAAAGAAAATCAGGGTGTAGT TTTACAGGTACAAACGGGAGCACCTATTGGCATCAATACCATTGGCGGTACAACAACCATTACAATACCTCAACAACAAACGGAGGCgcaaatacagcaacaacaacagcaccaagGAGCAACAACAGTACACCTACAAGCAGATCCGTCGACTAGCGACGCTGCTGCAATGGCCCCAACCTCAGCTATTAGTGCAACTAATACatcgaaaaagaagaaacgaaaaaaacgtCCTAAGGATCGGAAGCCAAAATTGAGACCTGGCGAAATTCGGCTTACAACAGCTCTGGATGGAAGCCCTTTATATTTGTGCCCCGAATGCCAGGTTGCATATCCCGAGCCGGACTTGCTCGAAATACATTTGGTAGGACACAATCTTGAGAGACGCTATATCTGCGATATTTGTCAGGCGGCCTTGAAGCGCAAAGATCATCTGACGCGTCATAAACAGTCTCATAATCCAGAAAGACCTTATATATGCACAGTCTGTTTAAAGGCATTTAAACGGAAAGAACAATTGAGTTTGCACTTTGTGATACATTCGGGAGAAAAACGTCACTTATGTCACGAATGTGGTAAAGGTTTCTACCGCAAAGATCATCTGAGAAAACACACACGTTCGCATATTGCACGCCGTGTAAAAGCTGAGCTTAGCATGCAGAATGAAAGCGAACATGGAACGAGTATGCTACAACCAATCACTGTGGCAACAATTACTGAGGTACAACCCCAGTCCTCAAGTTcagcacaacaacagcattcaagtaatcagcaacaacaacaacaacaacagcagcaacaacagctcCAGCAACAGATGCATacacaacaaatgcaacatGTTGTggtaacacaacaacaacagcaacaaatgctTAATTAG
- the LOC126762769 gene encoding fez family zinc finger protein erm isoform X5: MNFSPFGNTFPGTTTIPGLPQFTTTAAPQVSTVTSAAAVATVTSQGATQQEETASTSARYQTQQQQPQQQQQQSSANVSMTHFNQPALPIAAGTTVTAIHTKFRTSGDELQGDKYNGHLVTIETAGTSGAQQQPQYAIAYPQNTITASSSTTAAAAGVSVTNATQQHQLHVQQQQVSGPQELTQDLCNAILQQQGVDTKLVLQNTSWQSLTPGTTVADYLSHLPANTLPLSLHHFLKYSAETIKKENQGVVLQVQTGAPIGINTIGGTTTITIPQQQTEAQIQQQQQHQGATTVHLQADPSTSDAAAMAPTSAISATNTSKKKKRKKRPKDRKPKLRPGEIRLTTALDGSPLYLCPECQVAYPEPDLLEIHLVGHNLERRYICDICQAALKRKDHLTRHKQSHNPERPYICTVCLKAFKRKEQLSLHFVIHSGEKRHLCHECGKGFYRKDHLRKHTRSHIARRVKAELSMQNESEHGTSMLQPITVATITEVQPQSSSSAQQQHSSNQQQQQQQQQQQQLQQQMHTQQMQHVVVTQQQQQQMLN, translated from the exons ATGAACTTTTCACCATTTGGTAATACTTTCCCCGGTACAACCACTATTCCTGGGTTGCCGCAGTTCACGACAACTGCAGCACCACAAGTTTCGACTGTAACCTCAGCGGCAGCGGTCGCCACTGTAACGTCGCAAGGAGCAACCCAGCAGGAGGAAACTGCCTCCACCAGCGCCCGCTACCaaacacagcagcagcagccacaacagcaacagcaacaatcgtCTGCCAACGTAAGTATGACACACTTTAACCAACCAGCACTACCGATCGCTGCTGGAACAACCGTCACCGCCATACATACAAAGTTCCGCACATCGGGCGATGAGCTGCAAGGGGATAAATACAACGGACATTTGGTGACTATAGAAACAGCAGGCACCAGCGGCGCACAGCAACAGCCACAATATG CTATTGCGTATCCACAAAATACGATTACCGCTTCGTCGTCAACGACAGCGGCAGCGGCAGGTGTATCAGTCACAAATGCTACGCAGCAACATCAGCTGCAtgttcaacaacaacaagtgtctGGACCACAAGAGTTAACACAGGACTTGTGCAACGccattttacaacaacaaggtGTGGATACAAAGCTTG TTCTACAAAATACCTCATGGCAATCGCTAACACCAGGTACCACAGTAGCTGATTACCTCTCCCATCTTCCAGCAAACACACTACCATTGTCGCTACATCATTTCCTCAAGTATTCAGCCGAAACGATAAAGAAAGAAAATCAGGGTGTAGT TTTACAGGTACAAACGGGAGCACCTATTGGCATCAATACCATTGGCGGTACAACAACCATTACAATACCTCAACAACAAACGGAGGCgcaaatacagcaacaacaacagcaccaagGAGCAACAACAGTACACCTACAAGCAGATCCGTCGACTAGCGACGCTGCTGCAATGGCCCCAACCTCAGCTATTAGTGCAACTAATACatcgaaaaagaagaaacgaaaaaaacgtCCTAAGGATCGGAAGCCAAAATTGAGACCTGGCGAAATTCGGCTTACAACAGCTCTGGATGGAAGCCCTTTATATTTGTGCCCCGAATGCCAGGTTGCATATCCCGAGCCGGACTTGCTCGAAATACATTTGGTAGGACACAATCTTGAGAGACGCTATATCTGCGATATTTGTCAGGCGGCCTTGAAGCGCAAAGATCATCTGACGCGTCATAAACAGTCTCATAATCCAGAAAGACCTTATATATGCACAGTCTGTTTAAAGGCATTTAAACGGAAAGAACAATTGAGTTTGCACTTTGTGATACATTCGGGAGAAAAACGTCACTTATGTCACGAATGTGGTAAAGGTTTCTACCGCAAAGATCATCTGAGAAAACACACACGTTCGCATATTGCACGCCGTGTAAAAGCTGAGCTTAGCATGCAGAATGAAAGCGAACATGGAACGAGTATGCTACAACCAATCACTGTGGCAACAATTACTGAGGTACAACCCCAGTCCTCAAGTTcagcacaacaacagcattcaagtaatcagcaacaacaacaacaacaacagcagcaacaacagctcCAGCAACAGATGCATacacaacaaatgcaacatGTTGTggtaacacaacaacaacagcaacaaatgctTAATTAG